In Streptomyces violaceusniger Tu 4113, one DNA window encodes the following:
- a CDS encoding TIGR03084 family metal-binding protein translates to MDCGVPRELLDDLTAEFDSLRALVPSGTNLRRPTPAAGWDVGASVSHLIGCDLLAEEAVGDPGEFRRARPAMDVGLAELLEGHITARQDLPVEQLRQEWADAFAALLRAFTSSRRGQKVPWFGPPMSPATLATARLMEYFAHGQDVADALKIVRRPTDRLRHVCHLGFVTFEFSFANRGLPVPPSPPRVELRLPSGRSWARGPEGADAVVTGDALDFALVVTQRKHRLDTSLTCRGEVAEQWLAIAQCFAGPPGPGAGG, encoded by the coding sequence ATGGACTGCGGAGTCCCGCGCGAGCTGCTCGACGATCTCACGGCGGAGTTCGACTCGCTGCGGGCACTTGTTCCCTCGGGGACAAACCTGCGGCGTCCAACCCCGGCCGCCGGTTGGGATGTTGGAGCCAGCGTGTCCCACCTGATCGGCTGCGACCTGCTGGCCGAGGAGGCGGTGGGCGACCCCGGTGAATTCCGGCGTGCCCGTCCTGCGATGGACGTGGGTCTTGCCGAGCTCCTCGAAGGTCACATCACAGCCCGCCAAGATCTCCCGGTGGAGCAACTGCGACAGGAATGGGCCGACGCCTTCGCGGCATTGCTGAGGGCTTTCACGTCCTCGCGTCGGGGGCAGAAGGTTCCCTGGTTCGGGCCGCCGATGAGCCCGGCGACGCTGGCCACAGCTCGTCTCATGGAGTACTTCGCTCACGGCCAGGATGTCGCCGACGCCCTGAAGATCGTCCGCCGGCCCACGGACCGGCTCCGGCACGTCTGTCACCTCGGGTTCGTCACCTTCGAGTTCAGCTTCGCCAACCGCGGCCTGCCCGTGCCGCCGTCTCCACCGCGCGTCGAACTGCGCCTGCCCAGCGGCCGGTCATGGGCCCGCGGCCCGGAAGGCGCCGATGCCGTCGTCACCGGCGACGCGCTCGACTTCGCCCTGGTGGTGACCCAACGCAAGCACCGCCTCGACACGTCCCTGACCTGCCGAGGCGAGGTCGCTGAGCAGTGGCTCGCCATCGCCCAGTGTTTCGCAGGCCCGCCCGGACCGGGGGCTGGGGGCTAG
- a CDS encoding gamma-glutamylcyclotransferase family protein, translating to MVVVSPAPEDTVEGQVFTISDAELAMADAYEGDDYARGTVTLRRDPVRGRIWGARATRPATRLSRCPANTVAGWMRTMVPGSL from the coding sequence TTGGTCGTCGTCTCACCGGCCCCCGAGGACACCGTCGAGGGCCAGGTTTTCACGATCAGCGACGCCGAACTGGCCATGGCCGACGCCTACGAGGGCGACGACTACGCCCGCGGCACGGTGACCCTGCGCCGGGATCCCGTGCGTGGGCGTATCTGGGGCGCGCGAGCGACACGCCCGGCGACCCGGCTGTCCAGGTGCCCGGCGAACACGGTGGCGGGGTGGATGCGAACGATGGTGCCGGGGAGCCTGTGA
- a CDS encoding pyridoxamine 5'-phosphate oxidase family protein, producing MSVREWLRGLEVFAGPLADFDPAGAPAEPVDLFLGWLGEAVAVGVPDAHAMTLSTIGEDGGSDARVLILKNVDGDGWQFAVHAHSPKGRLHNRLRYERPDRHGPWERHPLWP from the coding sequence GTGAGTGTGCGGGAGTGGCTGCGCGGTCTGGAGGTATTCGCGGGACCGCTGGCGGATTTCGACCCGGCCGGCGCACCGGCAGAGCCCGTCGACTTGTTCCTGGGCTGGCTGGGGGAAGCGGTCGCGGTGGGCGTGCCCGACGCGCACGCCATGACCCTGTCGACGATCGGCGAGGACGGCGGATCGGACGCGCGGGTGCTCATCCTCAAAAACGTGGACGGCGACGGCTGGCAGTTCGCCGTCCACGCCCACAGCCCCAAGGGCCGCCTCCACAACCGGCTGCGCTACGAACGTCCCGACCGTCACGGCCCGTGGGAGCGCCACCCGCTGTGGCCGTAG
- a CDS encoding dihydrofolate reductase family protein: MRKLIVQQWVTVDNIVAEEDGGLSFVSGEPFSDATNPAFKATVMGFVDSVDTLILGANTYAQAKDYWPYADEQGEYGEKLNNLTKFVASSKLDDAPWGDFPPATVTRDPAATIRELKEQSGKDIWLWGSLKLMRSLLVAGVVDEITLLVCPASRGKGTRIFEDRQDLKLVEATPFENGVAVLRYEIKK, from the coding sequence ATGCGAAAACTCATAGTCCAGCAGTGGGTTACCGTCGACAACATCGTCGCGGAGGAGGACGGCGGGCTCAGCTTCGTGTCAGGGGAGCCCTTTTCCGATGCCACCAACCCTGCGTTCAAGGCAACTGTGATGGGGTTCGTCGACTCGGTCGACACTCTGATTCTCGGCGCCAATACCTACGCCCAGGCCAAGGACTACTGGCCGTACGCCGACGAGCAGGGCGAGTACGGCGAGAAGCTCAACAACCTTACCAAGTTCGTCGCCTCGTCGAAGCTGGATGACGCCCCCTGGGGCGACTTTCCCCCCGCGACCGTGACGCGCGACCCGGCCGCCACCATCCGGGAGCTCAAGGAGCAGAGCGGCAAGGACATCTGGCTGTGGGGAAGCTTGAAACTCATGCGCTCCCTGCTGGTCGCCGGCGTCGTCGACGAGATCACCCTGCTCGTCTGCCCGGCGTCGCGGGGCAAGGGAACGCGCATTTTCGAAGATCGGCAAGACCTGAAGCTGGTCGAGGCCACACCCTTCGAAAACGGCGTCGCAGTTCTGCGCTACGAGATCAAGAAATAA
- a CDS encoding LysR family transcriptional regulator → MDFSSTALRVLRQVAESGSFTAAASRLGYTQSAVSRQAVALERSAGAVLFERRPDGVRLTPAGLTLLRHARTILDSVAAAESDLTGSASQSELVRVGLFMSAGAVILPTALTRLAAASPQVTVTTREGTTPALIRALRAGSIDIAMLTSRPPHRPSDGESPRLHIDAVEDTELLVGVPAAGVFAGRASVHIDELVDAPWIATPSSNSEPLLGVWPGLPGRPRIVHTARDWLTKLELVASGFGVTTVPSRMSSVLPSGVRLLHVDGVPPEVRRVLVARLPGRPTPGISAVTRALASTA, encoded by the coding sequence ATGGACTTCTCCAGTACGGCTCTACGGGTTCTGCGGCAGGTCGCCGAGTCGGGGAGCTTCACCGCGGCGGCCTCCCGGCTCGGCTACACACAGTCGGCGGTCTCGCGCCAGGCGGTGGCTCTCGAACGGAGCGCGGGCGCCGTCCTGTTCGAGCGCCGCCCCGACGGGGTGCGGCTCACGCCCGCCGGGCTGACCCTGCTGCGGCACGCCCGCACCATCCTGGACTCCGTCGCGGCGGCCGAGAGCGACCTCACCGGCTCCGCCTCGCAGAGCGAACTGGTGCGGGTCGGGCTCTTCATGAGCGCCGGCGCAGTGATCCTGCCCACCGCGCTCACGCGGCTCGCAGCGGCCAGCCCACAGGTCACCGTCACCACGCGCGAGGGCACCACGCCCGCCCTGATCCGGGCTCTGCGGGCGGGCTCGATCGACATCGCCATGCTGACGTCCCGCCCGCCGCACCGGCCCTCGGACGGCGAGTCACCCCGGCTGCACATCGACGCCGTCGAGGACACCGAACTGCTCGTGGGAGTGCCGGCGGCCGGCGTGTTCGCCGGCCGCGCCTCCGTACACATCGACGAACTCGTCGACGCCCCCTGGATCGCAACCCCGTCATCGAACTCCGAGCCGCTGCTCGGCGTCTGGCCCGGCCTGCCCGGACGGCCACGCATCGTCCACACCGCACGCGACTGGCTGACGAAACTGGAGCTGGTCGCCAGCGGTTTCGGCGTGACGACTGTCCCGTCCCGCATGTCGAGCGTGCTGCCGTCCGGCGTGAGACTGCTGCACGTCGACGGCGTGCCCCCCGAGGTCCGCCGCGTTCTCGTGGCGCGGCTTCCCGGCAGACCGACCCCAGGAATCTCGGCCGTCACCCGAGCACTTGCCTCGACCGCCTGA
- a CDS encoding alcohol dehydrogenase catalytic domain-containing protein codes for MRAAVLTEFGAPLTVREIPDPGAGGGEVVVEVLAASVPPYADEVFSGRRNYPLEPPVVPGPGGVGRVVGVGPDATRLRVGDLVWCDSTVRSRDDALTPDITLLGWSSRGEGGARLARHLHDGSFAERMRVPTENVYPLPAEAGHNLARWSSLGVYTISYGGLLAGGLEAGETLLVSGATGNLGSAAVATALAMGAGRVIAPGRNHAVLDLLVDRFGPRVRPVQLTGDEAADRAAMSAAAEGPIDMVLDLLPPSAPSSVARAAAMTVREYGRVVLMGGVGMLGGADLALPYPWIMRNSVTLRGQWMYPRAANVGMIRLIASGALDLDLERVRTFGLDAVNEAVTYAATHSGPFDRTVLTPPAG; via the coding sequence ATGAGAGCAGCAGTTCTGACGGAGTTCGGTGCCCCGCTCACGGTGCGGGAGATACCCGATCCGGGGGCGGGCGGCGGCGAGGTGGTGGTCGAGGTCCTGGCGGCGAGCGTCCCGCCGTACGCCGACGAGGTCTTCAGCGGCCGGCGGAACTACCCGCTCGAACCCCCCGTGGTACCCGGCCCCGGCGGCGTGGGGCGGGTCGTCGGCGTCGGCCCGGACGCCACCCGGCTGCGCGTCGGCGACCTGGTGTGGTGCGACAGCACCGTCCGTTCCCGCGACGACGCGCTGACCCCCGACATCACGCTGCTGGGCTGGAGTTCCCGCGGCGAAGGCGGCGCCAGGCTCGCCCGACACCTGCACGACGGGTCCTTCGCCGAACGCATGCGGGTGCCGACGGAGAACGTCTACCCCCTGCCCGCGGAAGCGGGGCACAACCTGGCGCGCTGGTCCTCGCTCGGCGTGTACACCATTTCCTACGGCGGACTGCTGGCGGGCGGACTCGAAGCCGGCGAGACGCTGCTCGTCAGCGGGGCCACCGGAAACCTCGGCAGCGCCGCCGTCGCCACTGCGCTGGCCATGGGGGCGGGCCGGGTGATCGCGCCGGGCCGCAACCACGCCGTGCTCGACCTGCTCGTCGACCGGTTCGGCCCGCGCGTGCGACCGGTCCAACTGACCGGCGACGAGGCCGCCGACCGCGCGGCGATGTCCGCCGCGGCCGAGGGTCCGATCGACATGGTGCTCGACCTGCTTCCGCCTTCCGCACCCAGCTCGGTGGCGCGTGCGGCGGCCATGACCGTCCGCGAGTACGGCCGCGTAGTCCTCATGGGCGGCGTCGGCATGCTCGGCGGTGCGGACCTCGCGCTTCCCTATCCGTGGATCATGCGCAACTCGGTCACCCTGCGCGGGCAGTGGATGTACCCGCGCGCCGCGAACGTCGGCATGATCCGGCTCATCGCGTCAGGTGCGCTCGATCTCGATCTCGAACGGGTCCGCACCTTCGGACTCGACGCCGTCAACGAGGCCGTCACCTACGCCGCGACGCACAGCGGGCCCTTCGACCGCACCGTCCTCACCCCGCCCGCCGGCTGA
- a CDS encoding lipase family protein — translation MSTRHSARAAQATPQVATAQVAMTLAGIAATAATPRPSGESVAEQCTRVILGINQQLADPGLATQGNWSLLWAALSEDNANMAYLAKSTDCSNQFAVVLRGTVGNVTDLLEDLDVGTVVPFTAVGKPQSPVYVSKGAMEAFSQVMAMSAAGLTLVQALSGALAAAPANPTVLVIGHSLGGCLATMVAPYLQTLTWPSATAPAFGLYTFAAPTAGGPDFANYLTGPALSWAVNERYVNCYDLVPLAWTSIDTAKSWYPGKGPVADVDTKAVITAIASLPGPNTYTQPGPCTQLNSGYGTNDPNLQRHSLQDFMGQAAYQHGNNTYLSLLDAPALPASPQVTGLSPDTGGAGTQVTGTGTGFGTGAMVDFGPFACADLTVGSAGTTITATAPEGIGVAAVRVTTCLGTSPAVPTAQFAYGGPSPVRVTAISPDTGTAGTSVQITGVNFGSDAKVFFAGVQATGPSITPPDTIVVNAPKGVTGIGKPSTVNITVVSNGYSSPTGPADEFAYPDL, via the coding sequence ATGTCGACGCGACACAGCGCACGGGCGGCCCAGGCAACGCCACAGGTGGCGACGGCCCAGGTGGCGATGACCCTGGCCGGGATCGCGGCGACCGCCGCGACTCCGCGCCCGTCGGGGGAATCGGTCGCCGAGCAGTGCACCCGGGTCATCCTGGGCATCAACCAGCAGCTCGCCGACCCCGGCCTCGCCACCCAGGGCAACTGGAGCCTGCTGTGGGCCGCGCTGAGCGAGGACAACGCGAACATGGCCTACCTGGCCAAGTCCACCGACTGCTCCAACCAGTTCGCCGTGGTGCTGCGCGGCACGGTCGGCAACGTGACCGACCTGCTGGAGGACCTCGACGTCGGCACCGTCGTCCCGTTCACCGCCGTCGGCAAACCGCAGAGCCCGGTCTACGTCTCCAAAGGCGCGATGGAGGCATTCAGCCAGGTCATGGCCATGAGCGCGGCGGGCCTGACCCTGGTGCAGGCGCTGTCCGGCGCGCTCGCCGCGGCGCCGGCGAACCCGACGGTCCTGGTGATCGGCCACAGCCTCGGCGGCTGCCTGGCCACCATGGTCGCCCCCTACCTGCAGACGCTGACCTGGCCCAGCGCCACCGCCCCGGCGTTCGGCCTCTACACCTTCGCCGCGCCCACCGCCGGCGGCCCGGACTTCGCGAACTACCTCACCGGCCCCGCCCTGTCCTGGGCCGTCAACGAACGCTACGTCAACTGCTACGACCTGGTGCCGCTGGCCTGGACCAGCATCGACACCGCCAAGAGCTGGTACCCGGGCAAGGGCCCGGTGGCCGACGTCGACACCAAGGCCGTCATCACCGCGATCGCCTCCCTGCCCGGCCCCAACACCTACACCCAGCCGGGCCCGTGCACCCAGCTGAACAGCGGCTACGGAACCAACGACCCGAACCTGCAGAGGCACTCCCTGCAGGACTTCATGGGCCAGGCCGCCTACCAGCACGGCAACAACACCTACCTGAGCCTGCTCGACGCCCCCGCCCTGCCGGCCAGCCCGCAGGTCACCGGCCTCAGCCCCGACACCGGCGGGGCCGGCACCCAAGTCACCGGCACCGGCACCGGCTTCGGCACCGGCGCCATGGTCGACTTCGGCCCGTTCGCGTGCGCGGACCTCACCGTCGGCTCGGCCGGCACCACGATCACCGCCACCGCGCCCGAGGGCATCGGCGTGGCGGCGGTGCGGGTCACCACCTGCCTGGGCACCTCCCCGGCCGTACCCACCGCCCAGTTCGCCTACGGCGGCCCCTCCCCGGTGCGGGTCACCGCCATCAGCCCGGACACCGGCACAGCCGGCACCTCCGTACAGATCACCGGCGTCAACTTCGGCTCCGACGCCAAGGTGTTCTTCGCCGGCGTGCAGGCCACCGGCCCCAGCATCACCCCACCCGACACCATCGTCGTCAACGCGCCCAAGGGGGTCACCGGTATCGGCAAGCCCTCGACCGTCAACATCACCGTCGTGTCCAACGGCTACTCCTCCCCGACCGGCCCCGCCGACGAATTCGCCTACCCGGATCTGTAA
- a CDS encoding phosphotransferase family protein has protein sequence MVTNHDETAAVRPLTLAWVSRHLEVGERIVRTEALHGGITAEMRRLTIGTRDGGTRDLVLRSFVNVEHAEDWLNREAGALTLLTGTGVPAPGLVAVDPTATHCAYLSLLMTHLAGRTVLDDEGLETRVPLLARQLVAIHAVRPAVRPREYVALTTADTVVTPKGADAGAWAAAIDVIRRPAPPYEGLFLHRDFHPGNVLFDVPPSRPAGARITGVVDWAATSWGPADLDVAHCSTNLALLHGPAWGLRFAEAYEEAGGVLAATASERLYWQVQDGLAFSEDVRLVAQSWREAGRAELTTRAVEERLDAYVTALVDALG, from the coding sequence ATGGTGACCAACCACGATGAGACGGCGGCTGTCCGACCGTTGACACTGGCTTGGGTGAGCCGGCACCTGGAGGTCGGCGAACGGATCGTCAGAACCGAAGCGCTGCACGGCGGCATCACTGCCGAAATGCGGAGGCTGACCATCGGCACGCGGGACGGAGGCACCCGTGACCTGGTACTGCGGAGCTTCGTCAACGTGGAGCACGCCGAGGACTGGCTGAACAGGGAGGCCGGCGCCCTGACCCTGCTCACGGGGACCGGCGTGCCCGCTCCTGGACTGGTCGCGGTTGATCCGACCGCCACGCATTGCGCGTATCTCTCCCTCCTGATGACACATCTGGCGGGCCGGACGGTCCTCGACGATGAGGGATTGGAGACGCGCGTCCCTCTGCTGGCCCGTCAGCTCGTGGCGATCCACGCGGTGCGACCCGCCGTGCGGCCCCGGGAGTATGTGGCGTTGACGACCGCCGACACCGTCGTGACTCCGAAGGGCGCCGACGCGGGGGCATGGGCTGCGGCGATCGACGTGATTCGCAGGCCCGCGCCGCCCTATGAAGGGCTATTCCTGCATCGGGACTTCCACCCCGGCAACGTGCTGTTCGACGTGCCGCCTTCTAGGCCGGCTGGTGCCCGGATCACCGGCGTCGTCGACTGGGCGGCGACCTCCTGGGGCCCGGCGGATCTCGATGTGGCGCACTGCTCCACCAATCTCGCGCTGCTGCACGGCCCGGCGTGGGGTCTGCGGTTCGCCGAGGCGTATGAGGAGGCCGGCGGGGTGCTGGCCGCGACCGCGAGCGAGCGGCTGTACTGGCAGGTGCAGGACGGGCTGGCGTTCTCAGAAGACGTGCGGTTGGTGGCGCAGTCATGGCGGGAGGCAGGGAGGGCAGAGCTGACGACGCGAGCCGTGGAGGAGCGGCTGGATGCCTACGTCACCGCCCTGGTGGACGCACTGGGCTGA
- a CDS encoding TetR/AcrR family transcriptional regulator, giving the protein MPRITQEQKKLNREKIVRAAGEGFRLHGVDGIGIEELMKTAGMTHGGFYNHFSSKEDLALEVYRQGFADSLNALAAIREAHPRSARAALHDMVDVYVTAAHRDHPESGCASAALAVDAGRHGATSQAEYRRGLEGYFSAITEMVLDRAHQSGTEPTAAEAREQAVALFCQMVGALVVSRAVAEADPGLSDEILTANRKQLRQR; this is encoded by the coding sequence GTGCCACGCATCACCCAGGAGCAGAAGAAGCTCAACCGCGAAAAGATCGTCCGGGCGGCAGGCGAAGGCTTCAGGCTGCACGGCGTCGACGGGATCGGCATCGAGGAGCTGATGAAGACCGCCGGGATGACGCACGGAGGGTTTTACAACCACTTCTCCTCGAAGGAAGACCTCGCCCTCGAAGTCTACCGTCAGGGCTTCGCCGACTCGCTCAACGCGCTCGCCGCCATCCGCGAGGCACATCCCCGCTCCGCCCGGGCAGCCCTGCACGACATGGTCGACGTATACGTGACGGCCGCCCACCGTGATCATCCGGAATCCGGCTGCGCCTCAGCCGCCCTGGCAGTTGATGCCGGACGCCACGGCGCCACATCTCAGGCCGAGTACCGACGCGGACTTGAGGGATACTTCAGCGCCATCACCGAGATGGTGCTCGATCGCGCGCACCAATCCGGCACCGAACCGACTGCGGCAGAAGCCCGCGAACAGGCAGTGGCGCTGTTCTGCCAGATGGTCGGCGCGCTGGTGGTCTCCCGCGCTGTCGCCGAGGCCGACCCCGGACTGTCCGACGAAATCCTGACAGCCAACCGCAAACAGCTCAGGCAGCGGTAA
- a CDS encoding NADPH-dependent F420 reductase — protein MNDSKEAGWTREPREHLERKTLVDFGMIGAGTIGQGIAGHLVTAGHRVVLSNRRGPDTLSDTVARLGPLATAGTVAEAAAAEMVFLAVRWPDIPAALADVSSWDGRILVDTSNQVVGLTPRDYVDLGSETGSEFVARHAPGARVVKAFNTLYAQYIVPDPRHAEGRQLLFYAGDDADAKADFCAVADEIGFAPVDAGSLREGGRLMQVGGGLLSALHALKQD, from the coding sequence ATGAACGACAGTAAAGAGGCGGGTTGGACCCGCGAACCGCGTGAACACCTTGAGAGGAAGACGCTGGTGGACTTCGGAATGATCGGAGCGGGCACGATCGGGCAGGGCATCGCCGGGCATCTCGTGACGGCAGGTCATCGCGTCGTCCTGAGCAACAGGCGCGGCCCGGACACACTGAGTGACACGGTGGCGCGGCTGGGGCCGCTGGCCACCGCCGGAACAGTCGCCGAGGCAGCCGCGGCCGAGATGGTGTTCCTCGCAGTCAGGTGGCCGGACATCCCTGCCGCGCTGGCCGACGTGTCCTCATGGGACGGCCGGATCCTGGTCGACACCAGCAATCAGGTTGTTGGCCTGACACCGAGAGACTATGTCGACCTCGGTTCGGAGACGGGCAGTGAATTCGTCGCCCGCCACGCTCCGGGCGCACGTGTGGTCAAGGCTTTCAACACGCTGTACGCCCAGTACATCGTGCCCGACCCGCGGCACGCAGAAGGCCGCCAGCTGCTCTTCTATGCCGGGGACGACGCGGACGCGAAAGCAGATTTCTGTGCGGTTGCCGACGAGATCGGCTTCGCGCCGGTGGACGCCGGGTCGTTGCGGGAAGGCGGCCGGCTGATGCAGGTCGGCGGCGGCCTGCTCTCGGCCCTGCACGCTCTCAAACAGGACTGA
- a CDS encoding alcohol dehydrogenase catalytic domain-containing protein, giving the protein MKALAYEKAHSLDAFAIELIDAAEPRLRDTDLLVGICAVGINPGEAAIRQMRSAEPGGRIILGWEFAGVVEAVGPEATGFAVGDRVMGTGDMTRDGAWAERLTVDHRVVARIPDQLSFSDAASLPIGGLTAWEALFRDHDGLAAGIDRVLIVGGAGGVGTLATQLLKSRTSALVASTASRPESREWCTRMGADVVVDHTGNVPGQLRDAGVDRIDLVLSTSGTIGNAGWIAEILRPFGHLAVIDLDGPLDLGPLAGKSVSLHTETVFSKIMAGGDTASQGRILAELAADVVAGRLRPIATTVLDGLSVDTMRAAHELAESRRTIGKTVINI; this is encoded by the coding sequence GTGAAAGCCCTCGCTTACGAAAAGGCCCACTCGCTCGACGCGTTCGCCATTGAGCTCATCGACGCCGCGGAACCACGGCTGCGCGACACGGATCTGCTCGTCGGGATCTGCGCCGTGGGAATCAATCCGGGCGAAGCGGCGATCCGGCAGATGCGCAGCGCTGAACCGGGCGGACGAATCATCTTGGGGTGGGAGTTCGCCGGGGTGGTGGAAGCCGTGGGACCGGAAGCCACGGGCTTCGCAGTCGGCGACCGCGTCATGGGCACCGGAGACATGACACGAGACGGCGCCTGGGCGGAGCGGCTCACGGTCGACCATCGTGTGGTGGCGAGGATTCCGGACCAGCTGTCCTTCTCAGACGCCGCGTCCTTGCCCATCGGCGGCCTCACGGCCTGGGAAGCACTGTTCCGCGATCATGACGGCTTGGCGGCGGGAATCGACCGGGTGCTGATCGTCGGCGGCGCCGGCGGCGTGGGGACGCTGGCGACACAGCTCCTGAAGAGCAGGACCTCGGCCCTGGTGGCGAGCACGGCCTCGCGTCCCGAATCACGCGAGTGGTGCACGAGGATGGGAGCGGATGTGGTCGTCGACCACACCGGAAACGTGCCCGGTCAACTACGTGACGCCGGTGTCGACCGGATCGACCTGGTGTTGTCCACTTCGGGGACCATCGGCAATGCCGGCTGGATCGCCGAGATCCTGCGGCCATTCGGTCACCTTGCCGTCATCGATCTGGACGGTCCCCTCGATCTTGGACCGCTCGCCGGTAAATCCGTGTCGCTGCACACCGAAACCGTCTTCAGCAAGATCATGGCCGGTGGCGACACCGCCAGCCAGGGCAGAATCCTCGCCGAACTGGCAGCGGATGTCGTCGCGGGCCGGCTGCGTCCCATCGCCACGACGGTGCTCGACGGCCTGAGTGTGGACACGATGAGAGCAGCCCACGAACTGGCCGAGAGCAGGCGGACGATCGGGAAGACCGTGATCAACATTTGA
- a CDS encoding PIG-L family deacetylase, with the protein MTDRPLTLMAVHAHPDDEATGTGGVLARYAAEGIRTVLVTCTDGGCGDGPGGVKPGDPGHDPAAVASMRRQELEASCDVLKISDLEMLDYADSGMTGWPSNDAPGSFWQTPVEEGAARLAELMRHYRPDVVVTYDENGFYGHPDHIQAHRITMAALEMTELTPKVYWTTMPHSMMRRFGEIVREFHEDMPEPDPAEAAAMAEIGLPDDEIATWVDTTAFSGQKFDALAAHASQGENIVFLKMGKERFGELMGMETFVRVQDATGASLPENDLFAGLR; encoded by the coding sequence ATGACTGACCGGCCCTTGACGCTCATGGCAGTGCATGCCCACCCCGATGACGAGGCCACCGGGACCGGAGGGGTCCTCGCGCGGTACGCGGCGGAAGGCATCCGCACGGTTCTCGTGACGTGTACCGACGGCGGTTGCGGTGATGGACCGGGAGGTGTCAAGCCGGGCGATCCCGGGCACGATCCAGCGGCCGTTGCCTCGATGCGCCGTCAAGAACTCGAAGCGAGCTGTGACGTCCTGAAGATCAGCGATCTGGAGATGCTGGACTATGCCGACTCCGGGATGACGGGCTGGCCGAGCAACGACGCCCCTGGATCCTTCTGGCAGACCCCCGTGGAGGAAGGCGCCGCCCGACTCGCGGAACTCATGCGGCACTACCGACCTGATGTGGTCGTCACCTATGACGAGAACGGCTTCTACGGCCACCCCGACCACATCCAGGCCCACCGCATCACGATGGCGGCGCTGGAGATGACCGAGCTGACACCGAAGGTGTACTGGACGACGATGCCCCACTCGATGATGCGGCGGTTCGGGGAGATCGTGCGCGAGTTCCATGAGGACATGCCGGAGCCGGATCCTGCCGAGGCCGCCGCGATGGCCGAGATCGGCCTCCCCGACGATGAGATCGCCACGTGGGTGGACACCACCGCATTCAGCGGTCAGAAGTTCGACGCGCTGGCCGCGCACGCCAGTCAGGGCGAGAACATCGTCTTTCTCAAGATGGGTAAGGAGAGGTTCGGCGAGTTGATGGGCATGGAGACCTTCGTACGCGTCCAGGACGCCACCGGCGCGTCCCTGCCAGAGAACGATCTCTTCGCCGGACTGCGCTGA
- a CDS encoding dihydrodipicolinate synthase family protein — protein sequence MFRGLSAFPLTPTTETDIDEASFRTLVARLAAAGVDSIGALGSTGGYAYLSREQRARAARIAVEAADGVPLVVGIGALRTAQVSALAEDAQKAGASAVLLAPMTYQALTDDEVFGLYEDVSRELSVPLCVYDNPGTTHVHFTDELHARIAHLPNVAAIKIPPLPDAPARAKARVETLRALLPDTVTIGISGDWAAATGLNAGCEAWYSVVGGLFPATALTLTRAAQDGDAARATALSERLEPLWELFRVHGSLRVMSAAAEQLGLTDRPNLPRPLRELPPPAHQKLATALTSLGLTA from the coding sequence ATGTTCCGCGGCCTCAGCGCCTTCCCTCTCACCCCCACCACCGAGACCGACATCGACGAGGCCTCGTTCCGCACCCTTGTCGCCCGTCTCGCGGCCGCCGGCGTCGATTCGATCGGCGCACTCGGCTCCACCGGCGGCTACGCCTACCTCTCCCGCGAACAGCGGGCCCGAGCGGCACGGATCGCCGTCGAGGCCGCCGATGGCGTGCCGCTCGTGGTGGGCATCGGCGCACTGCGCACCGCGCAGGTCAGCGCTCTTGCCGAGGATGCGCAGAAGGCGGGCGCGTCCGCGGTCCTGCTCGCCCCAATGACCTATCAGGCCCTCACGGACGACGAGGTGTTCGGCCTTTACGAGGACGTCAGCCGCGAGCTGTCGGTGCCGCTGTGCGTGTACGACAACCCTGGCACCACCCACGTCCACTTCACCGACGAACTCCACGCCCGCATCGCCCACTTGCCGAACGTCGCCGCCATCAAGATCCCGCCACTGCCCGATGCCCCGGCCCGGGCCAAAGCTCGCGTCGAGACACTACGAGCCCTGCTCCCGGACACCGTCACCATCGGCATCAGCGGCGACTGGGCGGCTGCCACCGGACTGAACGCCGGGTGCGAGGCGTGGTACTCGGTCGTCGGCGGCCTGTTCCCCGCCACCGCGCTCACCCTGACGCGCGCCGCCCAGGACGGGGACGCCGCCCGGGCCACCGCCCTGTCGGAGCGGCTGGAACCGCTGTGGGAGCTGTTCCGTGTGCACGGCAGCCTGCGGGTGATGTCCGCCGCCGCCGAACAGCTCGGCCTGACCGACCGGCCCAACCTCCCCCGCCCCTTGCGCGAGCTGCCCCCGCCCGCACATCAGAAACTCGCGACGGCCCTGACCTCCCTGGGTCTCACGGCCTGA